A stretch of Synechococcus sp. WH 8020 DNA encodes these proteins:
- a CDS encoding dihydroneopterin aldolase translates to MDLIHIHDLRLWAHVGVLDHERRDGQWFQLDITLGLDLSASAKSDDLSATADYSLAVGALQALVSELCCLTIECFSEAIFEVLERLYGPLPMHLVLQKCHPPIAGFTGSVAIERRRNWSVQQGFYAI, encoded by the coding sequence TTGGATTTGATTCATATCCATGACCTGCGTCTCTGGGCTCATGTCGGCGTTCTGGACCATGAAAGACGGGATGGTCAATGGTTCCAACTCGATATCACTCTGGGGTTAGATCTGAGTGCATCGGCCAAGTCCGACGATCTCAGCGCAACCGCTGATTACAGCCTGGCGGTGGGGGCTCTTCAGGCGTTGGTGAGCGAGCTGTGTTGCCTCACCATTGAATGTTTCAGTGAGGCGATTTTTGAGGTGCTGGAACGTCTCTACGGTCCTTTGCCAATGCATCTGGTCTTGCAGAAGTGCCACCCTCCTATTGCAGGTTTTACGGGGTCGGTTGCCATTGAGCGGCGGCGTAACTGGTCTGTTCAGCAGGGCTTTTATGCAATCTGA
- a CDS encoding translocation/assembly module TamB domain-containing protein → MAPRVVISGLGLTVVAGAAIWLTADRLIEGAVNGLRPSLEQQLSLPLGHPIEIGPYRGLGLDGIGIGPIKILPGTKDASTVRVQQLSLGIDPLSSIRHLRLVVVARLKGANVNLSRNQQGQFWVPGPRPKGEFPHRVDLRVRLVDPAQIRVEPADLQLSLAGATRLRLNEKWADGGFQIGLPDRGSVTLKGRAHWDRPEFLLTTRLKQIRLNRLQGLLPMAEPIQLRGQVGGDLSFGWNRGQTSCDGGVSVLGVKISGKPLQHALASRQLRLHCDDDRLTIPRSEWRYGPYRASLGGRFQLNQSLDLSATLKELNQDNQLAMRLDGDWSQPRFKLSGQWRFPEAKVLDQPVAIDLQLRGDRRRPKAWKARLETLALDAPGVSVEAQGDLYPQLDIKTKQLQLVGKAWKGLPLIPELLGTKAPLNGELRVSGPSLSPRLQLALDQDSNPLLERWSLQAEWSSDQGLLSLNRFSSPQLNADAVLPLQLGKGGLQVGALQSNVRLRDYPLSRLGSLLGTVMDGTIAAEGEVRGPLQSLQPDLQLEVNSPRAGGIRLVERWQGRFQGRPGGGGQLQMASVGAVIPGSFDAQLGGNWLPETVRLQRRNGELQISGSPALYRWTANDLSVDGLELALPPKQRWEGVYGRLSGSGDLSLQPWSMSADLKLAQPGLLGIQFGQALMTVNYKNDRYDISGELLPRDSGQITFEADGYRNAGLNAKLQARGLSARWLTASALSLPQLSQALPPNQGDATDLGTLLVNTFGGSLDGQLKALRRSQLALAEARRDRREKEAFHPEDLRGQVDAVVAVQGPSLKRLEVDLTARGHLWIDGDDEDIALQVKPFIAEIKGPLHAGQGSFSLVHLPFSLLALVAPVPPALQGALGLTGSYRLGEGAPVLTTELVLEKARVGQVPIALDRGQILLSNETLQLDLALRSEGADEPLTVIGQVPLTPDRPLDVRVESHGDGLHFLAGFSRDVVAWNQGDTDLRLLIGGSLLAPEANGFIVMNDGEFVVRDQVISKVKSSVVFDFDRLEVQELKGRIGRSGTIRASGALKMFKPAPEEVPLAITVEKARIKVPIADLAIAADLRVSGALVSPDFRGNLQLSEGAITPSRSLFRRSKTSNADSAKTAAKVDLARPFVSANALLEEDWNFKAPLVLLGPDVEEDPNKKLKESLPNLPFIAFDNFRVQFGPRLKVRVQPVANFTTAGLITLNGPLDPNIELRGVLELLTGRISLFTSTFNLDRKAPNVAVFTPSLGLIPYVDVAMATRVSDSVNAGFGGNSSDTSIFDTNGTGALGAGGQLRLVKVMLQAEGPANRLADSIRLRSSPPMSQTQLLGLVGGNSLSGLTGAGAGTALAAVLGQSLLSPVLGTLTDAFNQRLQFALYPTYVTPNVDNNSERLSGQVPPQLAIVTDLGISITDRVDLSVQSAPNRNDIPPQGSLSYQINQKLSVSGAVDSQGTWQSQLQLFFRF, encoded by the coding sequence ATGGCTCCAAGAGTGGTGATCTCGGGACTTGGTCTCACAGTTGTGGCTGGTGCTGCGATTTGGCTCACGGCTGACCGATTGATTGAAGGTGCTGTCAATGGCCTGCGTCCCTCACTGGAACAGCAACTGTCCTTGCCGCTGGGGCATCCGATTGAGATTGGTCCTTATCGCGGACTTGGTCTTGATGGAATCGGGATTGGACCGATCAAGATTCTTCCTGGAACGAAGGATGCGTCCACCGTTCGTGTCCAACAACTAAGCCTGGGGATCGATCCCCTCTCCAGCATTCGCCATTTGCGGCTGGTGGTCGTGGCCCGACTGAAAGGGGCAAACGTCAACCTAAGCCGCAACCAGCAAGGGCAGTTTTGGGTGCCAGGTCCTCGGCCAAAAGGGGAGTTCCCTCATCGCGTCGACCTTCGTGTGCGGCTTGTTGATCCAGCTCAAATTCGTGTTGAACCAGCCGACCTTCAGCTCTCTTTGGCGGGAGCAACGCGCCTCCGTCTCAATGAGAAATGGGCCGATGGCGGCTTTCAAATTGGTCTTCCCGATCGAGGCTCGGTGACGTTAAAAGGACGTGCTCACTGGGACCGTCCTGAATTCCTGCTCACGACGCGTCTGAAGCAGATCCGTCTAAACCGGTTGCAAGGGTTGCTTCCGATGGCCGAGCCCATCCAACTGAGGGGCCAAGTGGGTGGTGATCTCAGTTTTGGTTGGAATCGAGGTCAAACCAGCTGTGATGGTGGAGTCTCTGTCCTCGGCGTGAAGATCAGCGGCAAGCCGCTTCAGCACGCACTTGCGTCGCGACAGCTACGTCTCCACTGTGATGATGATCGACTCACGATTCCACGCAGTGAGTGGCGTTATGGCCCCTATCGGGCCAGTTTGGGCGGTCGCTTTCAACTGAATCAGAGCCTTGATTTAAGCGCCACCCTGAAGGAGCTGAATCAGGACAATCAGCTGGCTATGCGCCTGGATGGTGACTGGTCTCAGCCCCGTTTCAAGCTGTCGGGTCAATGGAGGTTTCCCGAAGCCAAGGTCCTTGATCAACCCGTTGCGATTGATTTGCAGCTGCGGGGAGATCGGCGTCGCCCGAAGGCATGGAAAGCCAGGCTTGAAACACTTGCTTTAGACGCTCCCGGTGTATCGGTAGAGGCGCAGGGAGACTTGTACCCTCAGCTGGATATCAAGACCAAGCAGCTTCAACTGGTCGGAAAGGCCTGGAAGGGACTGCCTTTGATTCCTGAGCTGTTGGGAACAAAAGCCCCTCTCAATGGTGAGTTGCGTGTGTCTGGGCCCAGCCTGTCGCCTCGACTTCAGTTGGCGCTCGATCAGGACAGCAATCCTTTGCTTGAACGTTGGTCACTTCAGGCCGAATGGTCTTCAGATCAGGGGTTGTTGAGCCTCAATCGCTTCAGCAGCCCTCAGCTCAATGCTGATGCTGTGTTGCCCCTTCAACTCGGAAAGGGTGGCCTGCAGGTTGGCGCGTTGCAATCCAATGTGCGCTTACGGGACTATCCACTTAGCCGGCTTGGTTCTCTGCTTGGGACGGTGATGGATGGCACGATTGCGGCCGAAGGGGAGGTCCGTGGTCCTCTGCAGTCCTTGCAGCCTGACCTTCAGCTCGAAGTGAATAGTCCTCGTGCAGGTGGTATCCGCCTGGTTGAACGTTGGCAAGGTCGCTTTCAAGGTCGCCCTGGCGGTGGTGGACAGCTCCAGATGGCATCCGTTGGAGCGGTGATTCCTGGCTCCTTTGACGCTCAACTCGGGGGCAATTGGTTGCCAGAAACCGTGCGCTTGCAGCGCAGGAACGGTGAGCTGCAAATCAGTGGCAGTCCTGCTCTTTACCGCTGGACAGCAAATGACCTGAGTGTGGATGGTTTGGAGTTGGCTCTGCCTCCGAAACAGCGATGGGAAGGGGTGTATGGCCGTTTGAGTGGTTCCGGTGATTTGAGCTTGCAGCCTTGGAGCATGTCGGCCGATCTCAAGCTTGCGCAGCCGGGATTGCTGGGAATTCAGTTCGGCCAAGCGCTGATGACGGTCAACTACAAAAACGATCGGTATGACATCAGCGGCGAACTCCTGCCTCGCGATAGCGGGCAGATCACCTTTGAGGCTGATGGATATCGGAATGCTGGACTGAACGCCAAGCTTCAGGCCCGTGGCCTGAGTGCACGCTGGCTGACAGCCAGTGCGCTCAGCCTTCCGCAACTCTCCCAGGCTCTTCCTCCTAATCAAGGCGATGCCACCGACCTAGGCACCTTGCTGGTGAACACCTTTGGTGGATCACTCGATGGTCAGTTGAAGGCGCTTCGACGATCCCAATTGGCATTGGCAGAGGCCCGTCGTGATCGCAGAGAGAAAGAAGCGTTTCATCCGGAAGATCTAAGGGGGCAAGTTGATGCTGTCGTTGCTGTTCAGGGGCCAAGCCTCAAGCGCCTCGAAGTGGATCTCACAGCGCGGGGTCACCTTTGGATCGATGGTGATGACGAAGATATTGCCCTGCAGGTGAAACCCTTCATCGCTGAGATCAAGGGGCCCCTTCACGCTGGTCAAGGCAGCTTCTCTCTGGTTCATTTGCCGTTCAGTCTTCTGGCACTGGTGGCACCGGTTCCACCAGCTTTGCAAGGGGCTTTAGGTCTGACGGGCAGCTATCGCTTGGGTGAGGGGGCACCAGTACTGACAACGGAGCTTGTCCTGGAGAAGGCACGCGTGGGGCAGGTACCGATTGCACTCGATCGCGGTCAGATTTTGCTTTCAAATGAGACGTTGCAGCTTGATTTGGCTCTGCGGTCAGAGGGTGCTGATGAGCCTCTGACGGTGATTGGACAAGTCCCCCTCACGCCCGACCGCCCCTTGGACGTCAGGGTTGAAAGTCATGGTGATGGTCTTCACTTCCTGGCTGGTTTCTCGAGAGATGTCGTTGCTTGGAATCAGGGCGACACCGATCTCAGACTGTTGATTGGCGGCAGTCTTTTAGCCCCTGAGGCCAATGGATTCATCGTCATGAACGATGGAGAATTTGTTGTTCGGGACCAAGTGATTAGCAAGGTTAAAAGTTCCGTTGTATTCGATTTCGATCGCCTTGAGGTGCAGGAACTCAAGGGGCGAATTGGTCGTTCAGGAACCATTCGGGCCAGTGGTGCTCTGAAGATGTTTAAACCTGCGCCTGAAGAGGTTCCTTTGGCGATCACCGTTGAGAAGGCTCGAATCAAGGTGCCCATTGCTGATTTGGCGATTGCTGCTGATCTTCGCGTGAGTGGAGCACTTGTGAGTCCAGATTTTCGAGGCAATCTTCAGCTGAGTGAAGGGGCGATTACTCCAAGTAGATCTCTATTTAGAAGATCAAAAACGAGTAATGCGGATAGTGCTAAGACGGCCGCCAAGGTTGATCTTGCAAGACCTTTCGTCTCAGCGAATGCCCTGCTTGAAGAAGATTGGAATTTTAAAGCCCCACTTGTTTTGCTCGGGCCTGATGTTGAGGAGGATCCAAATAAAAAACTTAAGGAATCTCTGCCCAATTTGCCGTTCATTGCTTTTGATAACTTTCGGGTCCAGTTTGGGCCTCGTTTAAAGGTGAGAGTACAGCCTGTGGCTAACTTTACAACAGCGGGATTGATCACTTTAAATGGTCCTCTGGATCCAAATATTGAGCTACGAGGTGTGCTGGAGTTGCTTACTGGTCGTATTTCGTTATTCACGAGCACCTTTAATTTGGATCGTAAAGCTCCAAATGTGGCAGTTTTTACTCCCTCTCTTGGCCTGATTCCTTACGTCGATGTCGCGATGGCGACAAGAGTTTCGGATAGTGTTAATGCTGGGTTTGGTGGTAATTCTTCCGATACGTCCATCTTTGACACCAATGGCACAGGAGCTCTCGGCGCCGGAGGTCAATTGCGTTTGGTGAAAGTGATGCTCCAGGCTGAAGGTCCTGCGAATCGCCTCGCTGACAGTATTCGATTGCGAAGCTCACCTCCGATGTCTCAGACCCAACTGCTTGGTTTGGTTGGAGGTAATTCCTTGTCTGGGTTGACAGGGGCAGGTGCTGGAACAGCTCTTGCAGCAGTTCTCGGTCAATCTTTGCTTTCACCTGTGTTAGGCACGTTAACTGATGCCTTTAATCAGAGGCTCCAATTTGCTTTGTACCCAACTTACGTAACTCCTAACGTAGACAATAATAGTGAGCGACTTTCGGGCCAAGTCCCTCCTCAATTGGCGATTGTGACTGACCTGGGAATCAGCATTACTGATCGCGTCGACTTGTCTGTCCAGTCCGCGCCAAATCGTAATGATATTCCTCCTCAGGGCAGTCTTAGTTATCAAATAAACCAAAAGCTAAGTGTCTCTGGTGCTGTTGATTCGCAAGGTACTTGGCAAAGTCAACTCCAGCTTTTCTTCCGGTTCTAA
- a CDS encoding DUF4332 domain-containing protein has protein sequence MRPNAPLRALPQGFRDEERDLKEAGISNWGQLRDLTDQNLSRLVATGRSTARNLKRLRGIAELVCCLELAPADAALLMHAGFATIAAIASSSPQEITNRTGRLERQLGSGRAPVVDLAIAKQWIREAKARQTTN, from the coding sequence ATGAGACCAAATGCCCCTCTCCGTGCCCTACCACAAGGTTTTCGCGATGAAGAGCGTGATTTAAAAGAGGCTGGTATCAGCAACTGGGGGCAGCTCCGTGATCTCACAGATCAAAACCTGAGCCGTCTTGTCGCAACGGGTCGATCTACAGCACGCAATCTCAAACGCCTCCGCGGCATCGCTGAATTGGTGTGCTGCTTGGAACTTGCCCCCGCCGATGCAGCTCTATTGATGCACGCAGGCTTTGCAACGATCGCAGCCATCGCAAGCTCCTCCCCACAGGAGATTACGAACCGCACCGGACGCCTGGAACGCCAGTTAGGGAGTGGCAGAGCTCCAGTTGTGGATCTTGCGATTGCCAAACAATGGATCAGGGAAGCGAAAGCCAGGCAAACCACGAACTGA
- a CDS encoding ROK family protein: MNSPEVIGIDLGGTAIKLGRFSADGCLLDMLQVQTPQPATPGAVCIALVEAIETLDPDRRALIVGIGLPGPMDVRARVARVCINLPGWEDIPLADWLESRLQRRVTLANDGNCALVGEAWHGAAKGYSDVVMLTLGTGVGGGVMLSGRLFTGHNGAAAEPGLIGLDPNGPPCNSGNRGSLEQFASLSALRRLWDGDPAELATLAANGNGEAQAVWSRYGITLGVGISSLVYMFTPELVLVGGGISGAASHFLPAVRQEVEQRVQAVSRQGLKIEACALGNGAGRLGAARLAIERLT; encoded by the coding sequence ATGAATTCCCCTGAGGTCATTGGCATCGATTTGGGTGGAACGGCGATCAAGTTAGGTCGCTTTTCGGCCGATGGTTGCCTTCTTGACATGCTGCAGGTGCAGACCCCTCAGCCTGCTACGCCTGGTGCGGTTTGCATTGCTTTGGTAGAGGCGATTGAAACCTTGGATCCCGATCGCCGAGCCTTAATCGTTGGAATTGGTTTGCCTGGTCCAATGGATGTGCGGGCCCGCGTCGCCAGGGTTTGCATCAACCTGCCTGGCTGGGAGGATATTCCCCTGGCCGATTGGCTGGAGTCTCGTCTTCAACGTCGGGTCACCCTCGCCAACGATGGCAACTGTGCCCTGGTCGGAGAGGCATGGCACGGGGCGGCAAAGGGGTATTCCGATGTGGTGATGCTCACTCTCGGCACGGGTGTGGGGGGAGGCGTGATGCTGTCGGGCCGCTTATTCACGGGTCACAATGGGGCCGCGGCCGAGCCTGGGCTGATTGGTCTCGACCCCAATGGCCCACCTTGCAACAGCGGAAATCGAGGCAGTCTCGAACAGTTCGCCAGCCTTTCTGCTTTGAGGCGGCTGTGGGATGGAGACCCAGCGGAATTGGCAACTTTGGCTGCGAATGGCAATGGGGAAGCTCAAGCGGTGTGGTCCCGTTATGGGATCACCCTTGGCGTAGGTATTAGTTCGTTGGTGTACATGTTTACGCCAGAACTGGTGCTCGTGGGTGGTGGAATTTCTGGAGCGGCGTCCCATTTCCTGCCTGCTGTTCGTCAGGAAGTTGAACAACGGGTGCAGGCCGTGAGTCGTCAAGGTCTGAAGATTGAAGCGTGTGCTCTTGGAAACGGTGCAGGCCGTCTCGGGGCTGCACGACTGGCCATCGAACGCTTGACGTAA
- a CDS encoding DUF3887 domain-containing protein, whose product MKLSSCLLVCALAAPMLQAFPVPAARGEQLLAQGALAPRTPLSTSEASQAADSLLKALQTRNAQALFDRLSTPLQNATTVEAVKGRLNKAHRIQSTRVVAIYPGIDDTTVDVIAQTEQGSKELLLVLDDEGKLVAWKWLGETLPIETTALKFVRDLEAKRWIAARYYLSLDFQKEISPEDLERKWSKLSRVLGGVKRIKNAVVSSRGAEQQLVLVTIEFGTVTDNLFVIFDAQGRIINVDFSEDLV is encoded by the coding sequence ATGAAGCTCTCCTCCTGCCTTCTGGTCTGCGCTCTCGCGGCACCGATGCTGCAGGCTTTCCCTGTGCCAGCGGCACGAGGAGAACAGCTTTTAGCCCAGGGAGCGTTGGCACCACGCACCCCTCTCAGTACCAGTGAAGCCAGTCAAGCAGCGGATTCACTCCTTAAGGCTCTACAAACACGAAACGCTCAGGCTTTATTCGATCGCCTGTCCACCCCACTGCAAAACGCCACCACTGTTGAAGCAGTGAAAGGACGTTTGAACAAAGCGCATCGCATCCAATCCACGCGTGTTGTAGCGATTTATCCAGGAATCGATGACACCACCGTTGATGTGATTGCCCAAACGGAACAAGGAAGCAAAGAGCTGCTTCTCGTTCTTGACGATGAGGGCAAGCTTGTGGCTTGGAAATGGCTGGGGGAAACTCTGCCGATCGAAACAACCGCTCTGAAATTTGTTCGCGATCTCGAAGCAAAACGCTGGATTGCTGCTCGGTACTACCTATCGCTTGATTTTCAAAAGGAGATCTCCCCAGAAGATCTGGAGCGCAAGTGGAGCAAGTTGAGCCGGGTCCTGGGTGGAGTGAAGCGGATCAAAAACGCTGTCGTTTCAAGCAGAGGAGCCGAACAACAACTCGTTTTGGTCACCATTGAATTTGGAACCGTGACCGACAACTTGTTCGTCATTTTCGATGCGCAAGGCCGGATCATCAACGTGGACTTCTCTGAGGATCTGGTCTGA
- a CDS encoding glutamate-5-semialdehyde dehydrogenase — translation MNSQGVPEPSADLLRLATKVRRAAVDLGQSPNQQRQQALMAMAASLEAHADRIVAANAEDLAQASADGLAPALVARLKLDAGKLAGAIDGVRQLSSLQDPLGARQLHRELADGLVLERVTVPLGVLGVIFEARPDAVIQIAALAIRSGNGAILKGGSEAKCTNQAVMQSLKEGLDGTSVSADALDLLTTRAESLALLRLDGLVDLIIPRGSNELVRFIQDNTRIPVLGHADGVCHLYVDQEVDCAQALRIAIDSKTQYPAACNAIETLLVHEQIAPLFLKEAVPAFQDAGVCLRGDEASRELGVDQVATRDDWSQEYLDLVLAVRVVKDFDEALEHIRTYGSRHTEAIATVNHDTAERFLRAVDSAGVYHNCSTRFADGFRYGFGAEVGISTQTLPPRGPVGLEGLVTYRYRLRGDGHVAADFAEGRKPFSHHDLPIGTE, via the coding sequence ATGAACAGTCAGGGTGTGCCAGAACCATCAGCTGATCTTTTGCGCCTGGCGACAAAGGTTCGGCGCGCTGCAGTGGACCTGGGGCAGAGTCCTAATCAACAGCGTCAACAGGCCTTGATGGCAATGGCAGCCTCGCTGGAGGCCCATGCCGATCGCATCGTTGCTGCCAATGCGGAGGATCTCGCTCAGGCCTCCGCTGATGGTTTGGCGCCTGCGTTGGTGGCACGCCTCAAATTAGATGCGGGCAAATTGGCAGGAGCCATCGACGGCGTTCGTCAATTGTCTTCCCTGCAGGACCCTTTGGGTGCCAGGCAGTTGCATCGCGAGCTGGCCGATGGGCTGGTGTTGGAGCGCGTCACTGTCCCGCTTGGGGTTTTAGGGGTGATTTTTGAGGCCAGGCCAGACGCTGTGATTCAAATCGCTGCGCTAGCGATTCGTTCAGGCAATGGCGCCATCCTGAAGGGTGGTAGCGAGGCCAAGTGCACGAATCAAGCGGTGATGCAGTCGTTGAAAGAGGGCTTAGACGGCACATCGGTGTCTGCAGATGCGTTGGATTTGCTAACAACCCGAGCGGAGAGTTTGGCTCTTTTGCGCCTCGATGGTCTTGTCGATTTGATTATTCCCCGGGGTAGCAATGAGCTGGTCCGCTTCATTCAGGACAACACCCGCATTCCGGTTCTTGGCCATGCCGATGGTGTGTGCCATCTGTATGTAGATCAAGAGGTTGACTGCGCGCAGGCGTTGCGTATTGCGATCGACAGCAAGACCCAGTACCCGGCGGCTTGCAATGCGATCGAGACGCTCCTGGTTCATGAGCAGATTGCGCCATTGTTTTTGAAAGAGGCTGTTCCCGCCTTCCAAGATGCTGGTGTGTGTTTGCGCGGTGATGAGGCCAGTCGAGAGTTAGGGGTCGATCAGGTCGCCACCAGGGACGATTGGAGTCAGGAATATCTAGATCTTGTGCTGGCTGTGCGAGTGGTGAAGGATTTCGACGAAGCTCTTGAACACATACGGACGTACGGCTCACGCCATACGGAGGCCATTGCGACTGTGAATCACGACACTGCAGAACGGTTCTTGCGGGCAGTGGATAGCGCCGGTGTTTATCACAACTGCTCAACCCGTTTCGCTGATGGCTTCCGCTATGGATTTGGTGCAGAAGTTGGCATCAGCACCCAGACCTTGCCCCCCCGTGGGCCTGTAGGGCTTGAAGGTTTGGTGACCTATCGCTACCGATTGCGCGGTGATGGGCATGTTGCTGCTGATTTTGCGGAAGGGCGTAAACCGTTCAGTCATCACGACCTACCCATCGGGACGGAGTGA
- a CDS encoding CocE/NonD family hydrolase, producing the protein MFADQIFPDQRFADARLTTPDGASLVSRIWTPQGTGPWPTLLMRQPYGRAIASTVTLPHPLWWTDQGFAVVVQDVRGQGSSEGTFQGFGQEATDTAATLNWLRERPECNGRIGLYGLSYQGLTQLLAPADCPAPDCLAPAMCGLDEREHWSCEGGAHWWHLGLGWGLQLAALQAKRRNDPVAWNEIHSSLVDGRYLREGVALLERHDPKGMALRWLQQPADRAEGWIVHRPTDAWLRKPMLLIGGWWDPHLRGLLDLLKTARSSGGNPELHIGPATHLQWWPETNQLLLDFFNQHLKSPPTHSQNKPAEIRLWDLGNATWSSQGGNDCSSARWHLGSQGLACLDLTDGQLLDAAMPGSGTCVIVHDPWRPAPAVGGHLSPTAGPCDRRVVDQRSDVAVFSSAPLQTALQLCGRPLLRLKVSADQPAFDLCAALSRLPANGDEVQQLSTGVLRVRRSMDSEDGHITLELQPLFVSFQPGDRLRLSLAGASWPAIAINPGDGKQRFGPPNSDCRVITLSIELDEATLQMAPLLVPQAG; encoded by the coding sequence ATGTTCGCTGATCAGATATTCCCTGATCAAAGATTCGCTGACGCGAGATTGACCACCCCTGATGGCGCGTCTTTGGTGTCGCGAATCTGGACTCCACAAGGGACTGGTCCATGGCCGACCCTGCTGATGAGACAGCCCTACGGCAGGGCCATTGCTTCCACCGTGACCCTCCCCCACCCGCTCTGGTGGACCGACCAAGGATTCGCAGTCGTCGTCCAAGACGTGCGCGGTCAGGGCAGTTCTGAGGGAACGTTTCAAGGGTTTGGCCAAGAAGCTACCGACACCGCCGCGACCCTCAATTGGCTCCGCGAACGGCCTGAATGCAATGGCCGCATTGGCCTGTATGGGTTGTCGTATCAAGGCCTCACCCAACTGCTCGCACCAGCGGATTGCCCAGCTCCTGATTGCCTCGCGCCAGCCATGTGTGGTTTGGATGAACGGGAGCATTGGAGTTGCGAAGGCGGAGCTCACTGGTGGCACCTCGGTCTTGGCTGGGGCTTGCAACTCGCAGCCCTGCAAGCCAAGCGCCGCAACGATCCAGTCGCCTGGAACGAAATCCACAGCTCTTTGGTGGATGGTCGCTATCTCCGCGAAGGAGTCGCGCTCTTGGAGCGCCATGATCCCAAGGGAATGGCCTTGCGCTGGTTGCAACAGCCGGCAGATCGGGCCGAGGGCTGGATTGTCCATCGCCCAACCGACGCCTGGCTCCGCAAACCGATGCTGCTGATCGGCGGCTGGTGGGATCCCCATCTGCGAGGACTCCTCGACCTTCTCAAAACGGCTCGATCCAGTGGCGGCAATCCTGAGCTTCATATCGGCCCCGCCACCCATCTGCAGTGGTGGCCAGAAACCAATCAGCTTCTGCTGGATTTTTTCAATCAACATCTCAAAAGCCCCCCAACCCACAGCCAAAACAAGCCTGCAGAGATCAGGCTTTGGGACCTAGGCAATGCCACCTGGTCGAGTCAGGGTGGAAACGATTGCTCCAGTGCCCGTTGGCATCTAGGCAGCCAAGGTTTGGCCTGCCTTGATCTCACTGACGGGCAATTGCTCGATGCAGCGATGCCTGGATCAGGAACCTGCGTCATCGTTCATGACCCGTGGCGACCCGCACCAGCCGTCGGCGGTCATTTGAGTCCTACGGCTGGGCCGTGCGATCGAAGGGTGGTTGATCAACGATCGGACGTGGCCGTCTTTAGCTCCGCCCCCCTTCAAACAGCGCTCCAGCTATGCGGTCGCCCTCTCTTGAGATTAAAGGTGTCCGCCGATCAGCCAGCCTTTGATCTCTGCGCTGCACTGTCAAGACTTCCCGCCAATGGAGATGAGGTGCAGCAGCTTTCAACAGGTGTGTTGCGCGTGCGACGGTCCATGGACTCGGAAGATGGCCACATCACACTGGAGTTGCAGCCACTATTTGTGAGCTTCCAACCTGGAGACCGACTACGGCTCTCGCTTGCGGGGGCCTCATGGCCAGCGATTGCGATCAATCCAGGAGATGGGAAGCAACGGTTTGGCCCACCCAACAGCGATTGCCGCGTGATCACCCTCTCCATCGAGCTTGATGAGGCGACACTGCAAATGGCGCCACTGCTCGTTCCCCAAGCCGGATGA
- a CDS encoding esterase/lipase family protein has protein sequence MQSEAATRPIVLVHGLLDTPRLFSRLERRLEGQHSSVFSPHLPHRFGAIPLRKLAQQLDGLIQERWGVETTIDLLGFSMGGVIGRTWLQEFGGAKRTHRFISVGSPQQGTLTAQCIPAWLFAGLADMKRGSPLLRSLNGDYSDLQSVECISFFCRWDLMVCPGWQAVLPIGTSTAVPVWTHQQLMSHPKSLDLLIESLLID, from the coding sequence ATGCAATCTGAAGCTGCCACCCGTCCCATCGTTTTGGTGCACGGTCTTCTCGATACGCCTCGGTTGTTCTCTCGCTTGGAACGTCGTCTTGAAGGACAACATTCTTCGGTCTTTTCCCCACATTTGCCTCATCGATTCGGTGCGATTCCTCTACGTAAGCTCGCTCAGCAGCTGGATGGCCTGATTCAAGAACGTTGGGGAGTGGAGACAACGATTGACTTGCTTGGGTTTTCAATGGGCGGGGTGATTGGTCGGACTTGGCTCCAAGAGTTCGGGGGCGCCAAGCGAACGCATCGGTTTATTAGTGTTGGCAGCCCCCAACAGGGAACGCTCACAGCACAGTGCATTCCTGCCTGGTTGTTCGCTGGTTTGGCAGACATGAAGCGGGGTAGTCCCCTGCTGCGCTCTTTGAACGGCGATTACTCCGACTTGCAGTCTGTGGAGTGCATCAGCTTTTTCTGCCGTTGGGATCTAATGGTCTGCCCTGGGTGGCAAGCCGTGCTCCCAATCGGGACGAGCACTGCAGTACCTGTTTGGACGCATCAGCAATTGATGTCACATCCCAAATCGCTTGATCTGTTGATCGAATCACTTCTTATTGATTAA
- a CDS encoding Ycf51 family protein codes for MPLSELLEVSSRWLAWSGLGLSVLTVVAFVARWGLRFRLVGVSSFTFLLAVSCWAFSISYSPPVHVDGALQVPIVFDNGSDLVVAQASSDFEQDAITPTLNQIAANLRPGGRNVEVRVRLRQLQGVSEGTSRPVVLGETKRDFSQG; via the coding sequence ATGCCGCTTTCGGAATTATTGGAGGTCTCCAGCAGATGGCTGGCCTGGAGTGGCCTAGGCCTCTCAGTTCTGACCGTGGTTGCCTTCGTAGCCCGTTGGGGACTGCGTTTTCGACTTGTTGGCGTCAGTAGTTTTACGTTCTTGTTAGCGGTGAGTTGCTGGGCTTTTTCGATCAGTTATTCCCCCCCGGTGCATGTGGATGGAGCTCTGCAAGTGCCGATTGTGTTTGATAACGGCAGCGACCTTGTCGTGGCACAGGCTTCCAGTGATTTTGAACAAGACGCCATCACACCCACGCTGAACCAGATCGCTGCCAACCTCCGTCCCGGAGGTCGCAACGTAGAAGTACGCGTTCGCCTCCGGCAGCTTCAGGGCGTGAGCGAGGGCACCTCCAGACCGGTAGTGCTGGGAGAAACCAAACGAGACTTCAGTCAGGGATGA